In Janthinobacterium sp. B9-8, the genomic stretch GACCTGAATTAAATGGGGGGATTGGATGATGTGTTTAAGTTGCAGGATTTTATTTAATCATCCCATCCCGCATAAGTGGGCAAAGTTTGCCAGCATTGCAACTGCCGCGCTTCAACTTGTAGCGTGGTCTGGTTGAGCAGCCAGCTCGCCAATCCGCCGCGCATATAGGCCAGCTCATCGCCACAAACGCCGACTAAATCCCGCACCAGCGCTGCTGCGGCAAGGTAGATTTCTCCTTCAATAATCGGTGCTGTGGCGAGATAGTATTGCTCTTCAATCAGCGCCAGCCAGTAAGCCCGCTCTTCCTCTGCCAGCACAGCCACCGTACCTCGCGGCTTAGCCGCCAGCTCACTTGCAACTAGATGCCCAACGGCCTGAAACCACTGCCAGTTTTCAATCGTATGCGTATCCGCGCCATAGCTGGGGATATCGGTATTGATGGGAAACACAGGCCTAACCTTTATTTAATACAGGGGGTCATTGTAAGCGAAAACGCTAAATCTAAACCCAAATCTTAAAACACGGAGGACACAGAGAACACGGAGTTTCACGGAGAAAAGCAAAGCTAAAGTTATTGCGCTGGGCGATTCTGTCATTCCCGAGTGTTTTTATCGGGAATCCAGTGGCGCTGCTGGATCCCCGATTAAAGCCTTCGGGGATGACGATCTAATCCGTGTTTTCCTCGACTTATATTTCTCCGTGCTCCTGTTCTCCTTCCCTCCGTGTTTTAAGACTTGGGTTTTTTAAATTAAAAATCCTTCACTTCCACCACCATCAACCCCGCCCGCACGCCGGGTTTAACTTTTGGGTTGGGGAAGACGACTCGCTCTTCAGGGTGGCTTACTTTGTATTCGTAGCCGGTGTCAGATGCAATCAGCGTGCCTTGGGGATAGCTGGTGAAGTTGGCTACGTCTTCCGGCAGGTGCAGCTTAAAGGCTTCGCTGTGTTTCTCTAATTGGCCCACCACTTTAAACACTTGATAGGGCCGGGCGGGCCAGTTTGGCTCGGCGGCGGAGACCATGCTTTGCATCAGCGCATGAATGCCCGCAAAGTCCTCCAGCTGGTTTTGCCCAAAGGGCTGCACCTTGCCCAGCTCCAGCGTCACCGATTGCGCGCCGTGGTGCTGGCTAGAGTGGTAAGCAAACGTGCCTGCCGGGGCATGGTTTATCAGCAGCGCACCTAAATCACAGCACTTAAGCCATTTAAGCAAATGCGTGTCGTAAGGCCGGGTTTGGTAAGGCAACAGGCCAAAGCGGGCGAAGCTGGAAGGGCGAATGGCGGTGTGCAGATCAAGGTGATAACGCGCGCCACTGGCCCCAGCAAAAAACTGTGCCATTGCCGCTTCAATTTGCGCGGCACGCTGTGCATCACGGCTTTCTGGCAGGCGGGTGTGGCGGTGATCAAATAAGCGGTTGAGATCGTCATCCAGATAGCGATCGCTACCCCGCATCGCCGCGACATTGCCCAGCAAAACCAATAGCCGCACGCCCAAAGCCTGTTGTCCACTTACCAAGTCTTTAACCAAGGCATTAAGTAGCTCAATCGGCGCAGTCTCATTGCCATGTATTCCAGCCGACAAAACCAAGCTCTGATCGCTGCCATGATGCGGCACAAATTCCAGCAAGCCCTCGCCCAGATAATGCCAATGCACCCCACTTGCCAGCGTGCCTTTGACGATATCGATGGGATGATCTTGTAAGGTAAAACTCAGAAAATCAGCAAGAACAGGATGAGTATGTGGCATGGGCGGGGTCCTATTAGGCAGGGTGAGCAAACAAACCTAAATCTTAAAACACGGAGGACACAGAGAACACGGAGTTACACGGAGAAAAGCAAAACATGAGTATTCATAAGAACAAAACACCCTACATTGCTGATTAGATCGTCATCCCCGAGTGTTTTAATCGGGGATCCAGCAGTGCAACTGGCTTTTCGGCAAAAGCAAAAAGCTGGTTTTTTCTAGGGTGAGCAAGTCGTTGTGCAACGTTTTCGGTGCGCAACGACTGCGTCGTTGTACACCCTACGAAATAATGCTCAATTCTAAATAGAGTAATAACTTTGGCTAAGGTTTTCTCCGTGCTCCTCCGTGTTCTCCTTCCCTCCGTGTTTTAAGATTTGGGTTTTATTAAAAGCAAGCCAATAAAGCCTGCACCGGATGGCGGAGGCTGGTTTTATCTATGAGTTTAACCTGACAGCGGCAGGAGTAGCCGGTGGCCAGTAGATTCTCTCCTTGCTCTGCCACGATTTTAGCCCAGCTTTGTGCGTAAATTTGCTTTGATTGTTCTCTGTGGTCCGCCTCGTGGCCAAATGTGCCGGCCATGCCGCAACAGCCTGCTGCCCGAGTGGTGAGCGTTACACCCAGCGCCGTAAATACCTTATCCCAATCGCTAAATGCGCTGGCCACATTGGTTTTTTCGCTGCAATGCGGGATCAGCGTAAAGGTGGCGGTTTTCAGCTTTAGAGCGGGCGCTTGCTGAGCAAATTGTTCCGCCAGCCACTCTTGTAGTAGCGCCACTTTAGGTGGATTCGCCAGTGTTTTGGCGTATTCGCTGCGGTAAGTCAGCGTCATCGAAGGGTCGATTCCGACCAGAGGCACGCCGTTTTGGGCGAGTTTTTGCAGCATGGCGCTGTTATCCGTCGCTGCTTGCTTAAAGCGATCTAAAAATCCATGCACATGCAGCGGTTTGCCATTGGGTTTAAACGGAGCAAGCAGCGGGGTGAAGCCGAGTTTTTTAAGTAGCTCAAACACATCCAGCACCAGCTGCGTTTCAAAATAGCTGGTGAAAGCATCCTGCACGATAATCACTGCGTTGGCATGGGGCTGGTCGTCAGCCATTGCAAAGCCACGTTGTAGCAGCGTGGCTTGCAGATTGACGCCAGTGAGCAGCGGGCTTTCGATCAGATTAAGCCGCTGCATGATATTGCGGGCTAGCGGATTGCTGATCGCGGCGTTGTAGAGCTTGGGCGCTTTGGTCATTGCGGGCAACGTGGCTTCCAGGCTGGCGACTAAGTAATCTTTGGCGGGGCGCAGATAGCGGCCGTAGTAGAGCGACATAAATTTAGAGCGCAAATCAGGAATATCCACCTTCACAGGGCATTGCCCAGCGCAAGATTTACACGCCAAGCAGCCGTTCATGGCTTCCATGACTTCCTCTGAAAAGTCCCCTTGCTTGTTCAGGCTATTAACGGTGCGGCGTAATAGATTAGCGGGTTTTGTTGACGTTGGATCAACCCCTTGCGCCGCCAATTGCCGCAGCCATTCGCGCATTAAAGAGGCGCGGCCTTTGGGGGAATGGCGGCGCTCTCTTGTGGCTTTCCACGATGGGCACATCGCGTCGTCAGGGTCGAAGTTGTAACAGGCGCCGTTGCCATTGCAATGCAGCGCGCCATCGTAATCTTTGCGGATATGTATCGGGATTTGCCGGTCAAACTGGCCACGTGTTGGTGGCTCGTCAATTTTGATTAGCGCATCGGGGCTTGCGATTTTGCCGGGATTGAGCTGATTGTGTGGGTCGAACACCTGCTTGATCTGCTGCAAACAGGGGTAAAGCTTGCCAAAAAAAGCGGGGGCATATTCGCTGCGCAGCCCCTTGCCGTGCTCGCCCCAGAGTACGCCATGATATTTTTGCGTGAGTGCGGCCACGCCATCGCTGATCTCTCGCAGCATGGCTAGGGCGTTTGGCTTTTTCATATCGATTGCTGGCCGCACATGCAAAACCCCCGCATCCACATGGCCAAACATGCCGTAAAACAAGCCGTGCTGATCGAGTAGCGCCCTGAAATCGTGGATATAATCGGCCAGATTTTCTGGCGGCACGGCGGTGTCTTCTACAAAAGGAATCGGCTTGGCGTCGCCTGCTCGGTTCGCTAGCAGGCCGACCGATTTTTTACGCATTCCCCAGATGCGTTTTACTGCTGCATCGCCGCGCGCCACGGTAAAGCCAAGCCGCGCTTCGCCTTGCAAGCCTTGCTCGATATGGGCGATTTGCGCGGCGAGATGGTCTTCCGTTTCGCTTAGCACTTCCAGTAAATTAATCCCCAGCGTGGGCCTTGTGTCTTCGGGGAAGAATTCACGAATGCCGTGCCAGATTAAATCGCCTTTGGCGAGCTGCAAAATGGTGGAATCCACCGTTTCGATGGATGCTGCACCCAGCGCCATTAAATGCGGTGCATCGCGCAGCGCCGCATCAAAGCTGGCGTAGCGGATATTGATCAGCGCGCTGAATTTGGGTAGCGGCAGCACATTCAGCTTGGCTTCAACAATCAGCCCCAGCGTACCTTCCGAGCCGCACAAAATTGCATTTAGATCAAACTGGCCGGCATCATTATAAATATGCGCCAGATCGTAGCCGGTCAGGCAGCGGTTGAGCTTGGGAAAAGTGGCCGTAATTTGCTGGCTATGATCTTTATGAATTTGGGCGATCAGGCCGTGAACATGGCCAATTAGATTGTCTTGCTCACAGACATCTGCCAGCGCGTCGCTGCTTAAAGGCTGCGAATGCCAAAGCGTGCCATCCAGTAATACAGTATCCAGCTCCAGCACATGATCGCGCGTTTTGCCGTAAAGGCAGGAGCCTTGTCCGCTGGCATCAGTATTAATCATCCCGCCTATGGTGGCGCGATTGGATGTAGATAATTCAGGTGCAAAAAACAGCCCGTGTTTGGCTAGTTCCTTATTGAGCTGATCTTTTACTACGCCAGTCTGCACTCTGGCCCAACGCTGCTCGGCGTTAATCTCCAGAATGGCGTTCATATTTTTAGAGAGATCGACGACTAAGCCATCCCCCAAAGACTGCCCATTCGTCCCCGTGCCGCCACCGCGCGGGTAAAGTTTGATGGTGCAAAAACGGGACTCACTCGCCAGCTTAAGCACGCGGATCACATCATCGTTATGCTTGGGAAACACCGCCGC encodes the following:
- the astE gene encoding succinylglutamate desuccinylase is translated as MPHTHPVLADFLSFTLQDHPIDIVKGTLASGVHWHYLGEGLLEFVPHHGSDQSLVLSAGIHGNETAPIELLNALVKDLVSGQQALGVRLLVLLGNVAAMRGSDRYLDDDLNRLFDHRHTRLPESRDAQRAAQIEAAMAQFFAGASGARYHLDLHTAIRPSSFARFGLLPYQTRPYDTHLLKWLKCCDLGALLINHAPAGTFAYHSSQHHGAQSVTLELGKVQPFGQNQLEDFAGIHALMQSMVSAAEPNWPARPYQVFKVVGQLEKHSEAFKLHLPEDVANFTSYPQGTLIASDTGYEYKVSHPEERVVFPNPKVKPGVRAGLMVVEVKDF
- the ydiJ gene encoding D-2-hydroxyglutarate dehydrogenase YdiJ, which produces MIPRLSKTPAPQSLYLDFISELRLRGFAGEISSTLADRTVLATDNSIYQLLPQAAVFPKHNDDVIRVLKLASESRFCTIKLYPRGGGTGTNGQSLGDGLVVDLSKNMNAILEINAEQRWARVQTGVVKDQLNKELAKHGLFFAPELSTSNRATIGGMINTDASGQGSCLYGKTRDHVLELDTVLLDGTLWHSQPLSSDALADVCEQDNLIGHVHGLIAQIHKDHSQQITATFPKLNRCLTGYDLAHIYNDAGQFDLNAILCGSEGTLGLIVEAKLNVLPLPKFSALINIRYASFDAALRDAPHLMALGAASIETVDSTILQLAKGDLIWHGIREFFPEDTRPTLGINLLEVLSETEDHLAAQIAHIEQGLQGEARLGFTVARGDAAVKRIWGMRKKSVGLLANRAGDAKPIPFVEDTAVPPENLADYIHDFRALLDQHGLFYGMFGHVDAGVLHVRPAIDMKKPNALAMLREISDGVAALTQKYHGVLWGEHGKGLRSEYAPAFFGKLYPCLQQIKQVFDPHNQLNPGKIASPDALIKIDEPPTRGQFDRQIPIHIRKDYDGALHCNGNGACYNFDPDDAMCPSWKATRERRHSPKGRASLMREWLRQLAAQGVDPTSTKPANLLRRTVNSLNKQGDFSEEVMEAMNGCLACKSCAGQCPVKVDIPDLRSKFMSLYYGRYLRPAKDYLVASLEATLPAMTKAPKLYNAAISNPLARNIMQRLNLIESPLLTGVNLQATLLQRGFAMADDQPHANAVIIVQDAFTSYFETQLVLDVFELLKKLGFTPLLAPFKPNGKPLHVHGFLDRFKQAATDNSAMLQKLAQNGVPLVGIDPSMTLTYRSEYAKTLANPPKVALLQEWLAEQFAQQAPALKLKTATFTLIPHCSEKTNVASAFSDWDKVFTALGVTLTTRAAGCCGMAGTFGHEADHREQSKQIYAQSWAKIVAEQGENLLATGYSCRCQVKLIDKTSLRHPVQALLACF